One Mycolicibacterium goodii genomic region harbors:
- the nucS gene encoding endonuclease NucS: MRLVIAQCTVDYVGRLTAHLPSARRLLLFKADGSVSVHADDRAYKPLNWMSPPCWVTEQETETGVALWVVENKTGEQLRITVEDIEHDSSHELGVDPGLVKDGVEAHLQALLAEHVELLGAGYTLVRREYPTPIGPVDLLCRDELGRSVAVEIKRRGEIDGVEQLTRYLELLNRDSLLAPVAGVFAAQQIKPQARTLAIDRGIRCVTLDYDQMRGMDSDEYRLF, encoded by the coding sequence GTGCGCCTCGTGATAGCTCAGTGCACCGTCGACTACGTCGGCCGGCTCACCGCTCATCTGCCCTCTGCCCGCCGGTTGCTGTTGTTCAAGGCGGACGGTTCGGTCAGCGTGCATGCCGATGACCGTGCCTACAAGCCGTTGAACTGGATGAGCCCGCCCTGTTGGGTCACCGAGCAGGAGACCGAAACCGGTGTCGCGCTGTGGGTCGTGGAGAACAAGACCGGTGAGCAGCTGCGGATCACGGTCGAGGACATCGAACATGATTCGAGCCATGAGCTCGGCGTGGACCCTGGCTTGGTGAAGGACGGTGTCGAGGCCCACCTGCAGGCGTTGCTGGCCGAGCACGTCGAGCTGCTCGGCGCCGGATACACGCTGGTTCGGCGCGAGTACCCGACCCCGATCGGACCGGTCGACCTGCTGTGCCGAGACGAGCTGGGCCGCTCGGTCGCCGTGGAGATCAAGCGCCGCGGCGAGATCGACGGCGTCGAACAGCTGACGCGCTACCTGGAACTGCTCAACCGCGACTCGCTGCTCGCGCCGGTGGCGGGTGTTTTTGCGGCACAGCAGATCAAACCGCAGGCCCGCACACTCGCCATTGACCGTGGAATCCGTTGTGTGACACTCGATTACGACCAGATGCGCGGGATGGACAGCGACGAGTACCGGCTCTTCTGA
- a CDS encoding adenylate/guanylate cyclase domain-containing protein: MNADNSLARQLGRVLETVTRQSSRLPSTTPEYGSWILGRVAESQRKRRIRIQLILTTFVIVANLLGIGVSILVLTVLFPSPSMFGSSVAPYTYIVAPAYVVGALVVGVFWATNRVISNVRWAIEERMPTPQDQRNTFFAPFRLTRVLLILWGAGTVLLTTLYGMADTNFIPKVLLGISFPGIVVSVSCHLFTEFALRPVAAQALEAGPPPVRLAPGIMGRTMVVWALGSGVPILGILLAALFAVTLENLTPTQFAYAVMGLAVFALVFGFILMWILSWLTATPIRVVRAALNRVEQGDLDTNLVVFDGTELGQLQRGFNSMVHGLRERERVRDLFGRHVGREVAALAEQQKFVLGGEERHAAVVFVDVIGSTQLVTSRPAVQVVELLNRFFAVIVDEVDAHRGLVNKFEGDAVLAVFGAPVALDNAEDEALGAARAIALRLRDEVPELDAGIGVAAGQVVAGNVGAKQRFEYTVIGEPVNEAARLCEFAKSVPGHVVASSGALANASENERACWSLGESVTLRGLGEPTRLAVPV, from the coding sequence ATGAACGCCGACAACTCGCTGGCGCGGCAGCTGGGCCGGGTGCTCGAAACCGTCACGCGGCAGAGCAGCAGACTCCCGTCGACCACCCCGGAGTACGGCTCGTGGATCCTCGGCCGGGTCGCCGAGAGCCAGCGCAAGCGCCGCATCCGCATACAGCTGATCCTGACGACGTTCGTCATCGTCGCCAACCTGCTCGGCATCGGTGTGTCGATCCTGGTGCTCACGGTGCTCTTCCCGTCCCCCAGCATGTTCGGATCCAGCGTCGCGCCGTACACCTACATCGTCGCTCCCGCCTATGTCGTGGGCGCGCTCGTCGTCGGCGTCTTCTGGGCGACCAACCGCGTGATCAGCAACGTGCGGTGGGCGATCGAAGAACGGATGCCGACGCCGCAGGACCAACGCAACACGTTCTTCGCCCCCTTTCGGCTGACCCGCGTCCTGCTCATCCTGTGGGGTGCCGGCACAGTGCTGCTGACGACGTTGTACGGCATGGCGGACACCAACTTCATCCCGAAAGTCCTGTTGGGCATCAGCTTTCCGGGCATCGTGGTGTCGGTCAGCTGCCACCTGTTCACCGAGTTCGCGTTGCGGCCCGTCGCCGCGCAGGCGCTGGAGGCGGGCCCGCCGCCCGTGCGGCTGGCTCCCGGCATCATGGGCCGAACGATGGTGGTGTGGGCGCTGGGTTCCGGGGTCCCGATCCTCGGAATCCTCCTGGCCGCTTTGTTCGCGGTGACGCTGGAGAATCTGACCCCGACGCAGTTCGCCTACGCGGTCATGGGACTTGCGGTGTTCGCCCTTGTGTTCGGTTTCATCCTGATGTGGATCCTGTCCTGGCTCACCGCAACTCCGATCCGCGTGGTGCGTGCCGCACTCAACCGCGTCGAGCAGGGCGATCTCGACACCAACCTCGTGGTGTTCGACGGCACCGAACTGGGCCAGCTGCAACGGGGTTTCAACTCGATGGTCCACGGGCTTCGCGAGCGGGAACGCGTACGCGACCTGTTCGGCCGCCACGTCGGCCGCGAGGTCGCCGCACTCGCCGAGCAGCAGAAGTTCGTCCTCGGAGGCGAGGAACGCCACGCCGCAGTGGTTTTCGTCGACGTCATCGGCTCCACCCAACTGGTCACCAGCCGCCCCGCCGTCCAGGTGGTCGAATTGCTCAACCGGTTCTTCGCGGTGATCGTCGACGAGGTCGACGCACATCGTGGCCTGGTCAACAAGTTCGAGGGTGACGCGGTGCTCGCGGTGTTCGGCGCCCCGGTGGCACTCGACAACGCCGAGGACGAGGCGCTCGGCGCCGCACGCGCCATCGCGCTACGCCTGCGCGACGAGGTACCCGAACTCGACGCGGGAATCGGCGTCGCCGCGGGTCAGGTCGTCGCGGGCAACGTCGGCGCCAAGCAGCGCTTCGAATACACCGTCATCGGTGAACCGGTCAACGAGGCCGCACGACTGTGTGAGTTCGCCAAGTCGGTACCCGGCCACGTGGTGGCCTCGTCGGGCGCCCTGGCCAATGCCTCCGAAAACGAAAGAGCCTGCTGGTCTTTGGGCGAGTCGGTCACCCTGCGCGGACTCGGCGAGCCCACCAGGCTCGCCGTTCCGGTCTGA
- a CDS encoding DNA-3-methyladenine glycosylase 2 family protein, with protein MHEDFDRCYRAVQSKDARFDGWFVTAVLTTGIYCRPSCPVRPPLARNLRFYPTAAAAQAAGFRACKRCRPDASPGSPEWNVRGDVVARCMRLIADGTVDREGVSGLAARLGYTTRQLQRITQSELGAGPLALARAQRAQTARVLIETTDLPFSDVAFAAGFASIRQFNDTVRAVCDLTPTELRYKARTRFRPVSAAPGTLTLRLPVRTPFAFEGLFGHLAASAAPGIEEVRGDVYRRTLRLPHGHGTVGLQPYPDHVRCDLVLDDFRDVAAAIARCRRLLDLDADPEAVVDVLGADTDLGAVVAKAPGQRIPRTVDEVELALRVVIGQQVSIKAARTHVARLVARYGSVIDDERGGLTHVFPSIEQLAEMDSADLAMPAARKRTVLGMVRALADGTLAIDPGCDWELARQQLLALPGVGPWTAEVIALRGLGDPDAFPASDLGVRLAAAQLGLPTETAALSAHSNRWRPWRAYATQHLWTTLEHDVNRWPLATSGQKG; from the coding sequence ATGCACGAGGATTTCGACCGCTGTTACCGGGCCGTGCAGTCCAAGGACGCCCGGTTCGACGGCTGGTTCGTCACCGCCGTGCTCACCACCGGCATCTACTGCCGTCCCAGCTGCCCCGTGCGTCCGCCGCTCGCGCGCAATCTGCGGTTCTATCCGACCGCGGCCGCCGCGCAGGCCGCGGGTTTCCGCGCGTGCAAGCGGTGCCGCCCCGACGCCTCGCCGGGTTCGCCCGAGTGGAATGTGCGCGGCGACGTCGTCGCACGGTGCATGCGGTTGATCGCAGACGGCACGGTCGACCGCGAGGGCGTCTCCGGTCTGGCCGCCAGGCTCGGCTACACCACACGGCAACTGCAGCGCATCACGCAGTCCGAACTGGGCGCCGGGCCCCTGGCGCTGGCCCGCGCACAGCGTGCCCAGACCGCCCGGGTGCTGATCGAGACCACCGATTTGCCGTTCAGCGACGTGGCATTCGCCGCGGGTTTCGCCTCCATCCGCCAGTTCAACGACACCGTGCGTGCGGTCTGCGACCTCACACCGACCGAACTGCGTTACAAGGCGCGAACCCGGTTCAGACCGGTGTCAGCCGCCCCCGGCACATTGACGCTGCGACTTCCCGTGCGGACACCGTTCGCCTTCGAGGGATTGTTCGGCCATCTGGCCGCGAGCGCGGCGCCGGGGATCGAAGAGGTCCGCGGCGACGTCTACCGTCGCACGCTACGTCTCCCCCACGGACACGGCACCGTCGGGTTGCAACCGTACCCGGACCATGTGCGCTGCGACCTGGTGCTCGACGACTTCCGCGACGTGGCCGCGGCGATCGCCCGTTGCCGCCGACTGCTCGACCTCGACGCGGATCCAGAAGCCGTGGTGGATGTCCTCGGGGCGGACACCGACCTGGGCGCGGTGGTCGCGAAGGCGCCGGGGCAGCGGATCCCCCGTACCGTCGACGAGGTCGAACTCGCGCTGCGTGTGGTGATCGGCCAGCAGGTCTCGATCAAGGCGGCCCGCACACACGTAGCCCGCCTCGTCGCACGCTACGGCTCCGTGATCGACGACGAGCGCGGCGGGCTGACTCACGTGTTTCCCAGCATCGAGCAACTCGCCGAGATGGATTCTGCCGATCTCGCGATGCCGGCCGCACGCAAGCGCACCGTGCTCGGCATGGTGCGGGCTCTGGCCGACGGCACCCTGGCGATCGACCCGGGGTGCGACTGGGAGCTCGCCCGCCAACAGCTGCTGGCGCTGCCGGGGGTGGGCCCGTGGACCGCCGAGGTGATCGCGCTGCGAGGGCTCGGTGATCCGGACGCCTTCCCGGCGAGCGACCTCGGTGTGCGCCTCGCCGCGGCACAGCTGGGCCTACCCACCGAGACTGCCGCCCTGAGCGCCCACAGCAATCGTTGGCGCCCCTGGCGCGCGTACGCGACGCAACATCTGTGGACCACACTCGAACACGACGTCAATCGATGGCCGCTCGCCACCAGTGGCCAGAAGGGATGA